The following coding sequences lie in one Cloacibacillus sp. genomic window:
- a CDS encoding amidohydrolase family protein, protein MITPLTWWRKKSAIHRTSSSPPAGFPELETRFGLMMKAVADGRISLRRAVELIATNPAKAYGLYPRKGAIKIGVDADFILCDPKTEYMVEKDRMQTMAKDIAKIFDGWKLNGIIGKVVLRGKVIYEDGKVVGEPGYGKCLLKGRYL, encoded by the coding sequence GTGATCACTCCCCTTACATGGTGGAGGAAAAAGAGCGCAATCCACAGGACATCTTCCTCGCCCCCCGCAGGCTTCCCAGAGCTGGAGACGCGCTTCGGCCTTATGATGAAGGCGGTGGCGGACGGAAGGATTTCCCTGCGCCGCGCTGTCGAGCTCATCGCGACAAACCCGGCCAAGGCATATGGCCTCTATCCGCGAAAAGGCGCGATAAAGATCGGCGTTGACGCTGATTTTATCCTCTGTGACCCAAAAACCGAATATATGGTGGAAAAAGACAGGATGCAGACGATGGCAAAAGATATCGCAAAGATTTTCGATGGCTGGAAGCTCAATGGAATCATCGGCAAAGTCGTCCTGCGTGGTAAGGTCATATATGAGGATGGGAAGGTAGTTGGCGAGCCCGGCTATGGGAAATGTCTGCTTAAGGGAAGGTATTTATGA
- a CDS encoding hydantoinase/carbamoylase family amidase — protein sequence MTVSVDGKRFLEDLFAQGKIGWVEGRGLQRTAYSAPYFEARAWLKGKMEEVGLETRIDGVGNLFGRLKGKNKETILIGSHLDSVDNGGIYDGPLGIIAALEVLRAVKDAGDILKHSLEVVAFVGEEGEPLGGTFGSRAFAGLLLSDYRRDILAKFGVDENAVAASKGDLGNYAAFLELHIEQGPFLERKGFYIGVPSGIVGITRLEVRVRGMANHAGTTPMSERKDAMRASADLIHDWFAWMDKMAWSVTLV from the coding sequence ATGACGGTGTCTGTTGACGGAAAAAGATTCCTTGAAGATCTCTTCGCACAGGGAAAGATCGGCTGGGTAGAGGGGCGAGGTCTCCAGCGTACGGCCTATAGCGCGCCTTACTTTGAAGCGCGCGCGTGGCTCAAAGGAAAAATGGAAGAGGTCGGGCTCGAAACACGAATCGACGGTGTGGGAAACCTCTTTGGGCGTCTCAAAGGAAAAAATAAAGAGACGATCCTAATTGGTTCGCACCTTGATTCGGTGGATAACGGCGGCATATATGACGGTCCGCTTGGCATCATTGCCGCGCTGGAGGTCCTGCGGGCGGTGAAGGATGCGGGGGATATTCTTAAGCACAGCCTTGAGGTCGTCGCTTTTGTAGGCGAGGAGGGCGAGCCGCTTGGCGGTACCTTTGGGAGCCGTGCTTTCGCCGGACTTCTGCTGTCGGATTACCGTCGGGATATTCTCGCTAAGTTTGGTGTTGATGAGAATGCGGTGGCGGCGAGTAAAGGAGATTTAGGAAATTACGCGGCTTTTCTTGAACTCCACATCGAACAGGGGCCATTTCTGGAACGTAAGGGGTTTTATATTGGCGTGCCCTCCGGTATCGTAGGCATTACGCGTCTGGAGGTCCGGGTCAGGGGTATGGCAAACCATGCGGGCACCACGCCGATGTCGGAGAGAAAAGACGCTATGCGCGCCTCTGCGGATCTAATTCACGATTGGTTCGCCTGGATGGACAAGATGGCCTGGTCTGTAACATTGGTGTGA
- a CDS encoding amidohydrolase family protein produces the protein MEATDVFPAADRMIDAGGLTLLPGGVDPHVHIRYPGGAHRETFVTGTAATAAGGVTTIIEHPISTPPQYSPETLAPRVAAVGEQAIVDVAFLGAAGGKHIEEIGRVAEAGVWGYKTFLHAAPEGREKEFAGLTSETNYELLKVMEEVKKTGLPMRRTGKTTTSSRERSPSCAGRGASPRSITLPHVQPSLKRWRWTGSFASPRL, from the coding sequence ATGGAGGCGACAGACGTATTTCCCGCGGCCGACCGGATGATCGACGCGGGAGGGCTGACGCTGCTTCCCGGTGGAGTAGACCCGCATGTTCATATCCGCTATCCCGGCGGGGCGCATCGCGAGACCTTTGTGACTGGCACGGCCGCCACCGCCGCAGGCGGCGTCACCACGATAATCGAACATCCCATCTCCACTCCGCCGCAGTACAGTCCCGAGACGCTCGCGCCGCGCGTCGCTGCCGTCGGGGAGCAGGCGATAGTCGACGTCGCCTTCCTCGGCGCGGCGGGCGGCAAGCATATAGAGGAGATAGGCCGCGTCGCCGAAGCGGGAGTCTGGGGATATAAGACCTTCCTTCACGCCGCGCCGGAGGGACGTGAAAAGGAATTTGCCGGCCTCACGAGCGAAACTAATTACGAACTGCTGAAGGTTATGGAAGAGGTTAAAAAGACAGGTCTGCCGATGCGGCGCACGGGGAAGACAACGACCTCGTCGCGAGAGCGATCGCCGAGTTGCGCAGGGAGGGGAGCGTCGCCCCGATCTATCACGCTGCCTCACGTCCAGCCGTCGCTGAAGCGCTGGCGGTGGACCGGCTCATTCGCCTCGCCGAGACTGTAG